The Clostridium beijerinckii genomic sequence AAAGAATTTTAAATGAGATTATTGTAGCATACGAAGAAGAAGTTCCTATTTTGGATATGCGTAAGTCTGATACAGTTTTTTTCCATTACAACTATGCAAAAGGGGATATAGATAAGACGTTAAAAGAAGCTGATCGTGTTTTCATAGAAACATTTCAGACTGGATATCAAGAACAAGCTTACCTTGAAACTCAGGGAATGATTGCTTATCCCCATGATGGAAGAATGACTGTACGAGGTTCTATGCAATGTCCATATTATGTCTATGGAGCAGTTTCAAAAGCATTGGGTTATGATGCAAAGGATATACAAATAATTCAAGATGTTACTGGTGGAGGATTTGGAGGAAAAGAAGCATTTCCTTCAATACTTGCCTGCCAGGTTGCAGTTGCTGCTAAAAAGGCTAATAGACCTGTTAAGGTTATATTTGATAGAAGAGAAGACATGGAGTTTACTTCAAAACGTCATCCATCTATATCTACCTATAAGGTAGCTATTAAGAACAGTAAGATTACTGGCATGGACATTGATGTTTTATTTAATAGTGGTGCATATACTACACTTTCTCCAGTTGTTTTACAGCGTGGCTTAATTTGTGCAAACGGCGTATACCGTGTAGATAATCTCCGTGTTGTGGGACGTGCTGTTAAGACCAATACTGTACCTTGTGGCGCATACCGTGGATTTGGTGCACCACAGACGTTCTTTGCAGTAGAAATGATTATGGATCATATTGCAAAAGAAATGGGTGTTGATTCCCTTAAGCTTAAGGAAGAATATATTGTTAAACAAGGTGATTCTACGTCTACTAGTGGCAAATATCATTTCCATGTACCTCTACCTGAAATGATTGAACAGATTGATAAACTTTGCAATTACCGTGCAAAACGAGACCAGTATAAGATTCAGAATGGTAGATATCGTAAAGGTATTGGAATGTCTTTATTTTTCCATGGATGTGGTTTTACTGGCAGTGGAGAACGTGATTTCATTAAAGCAATTGCAAAAATAAGGAAAAATTCGGATGATACTGTAGATATTCTTGCAAGTAATTCAGATATAGGTCAAGGTCTTAAAACTACTTTCTCTAAAATTGTTGCGGATACTCTTGGTATTTCCTATGAACAAGTATTTATCAATAATCCAGACACAGATCTTGTTCCTGATTCAGGCCCAACTGTTGCAAGTCGTTCGCTTATGACAGTTGGAGAATTATTAAGGCGCGCAGCAGAGAGACTTAAAAAAGAATGGAAATCAGGAGAAGTTCAAGTTATAGAAGAACATTTCGTTGAACCTGATTTTGTGATTCCATTTAGTCTTGATGAATTTAAGGGAGATGCATATCCAACTTATTCTTGGGGAGTAAATGCTATTGAAGTGGAAGTAGATACATTTACTGCCACTACAAAGATACTAGGAGCATGGGGAAGCTTTGATGTTGGTGTTCCTATTGACATGAATATTATACAAGGACAGATGCAGGGCGGATTCCTTCAAGGGATTGGATATGCATCTATGGAACAGATGGATTACAACGATAAAGGTGTGATTAGAAATAATAGTTTTAGTGATTACATTATTCCTACAGCAGTAGATGTACCAAATTTAGTTACTGAAATAATCAATAATCCATATACACATGGTCCATATGGAGCAAAGGGTGCAGGTGAGTTACCTCTCGTAGGTGCAGCTCCAGCTTATGTTGAAGCTATGGAAAATGCTATTGGTGGAGATTTAAATAAAGTTCCATTCACAACAGAAGATACAATGATGGTTTTACAGGAGGTGGATAAATAATGATAAAATTTATTCTTAATGGCAAAGAGGTTACATCAAATTCTAAAGCAAATGAGCGTTTACTAGATGTACTTAGAAATGAATTTCGTATTACTGGCGTAAAGTGTGGTTGTAAAGAAGGTGAATGTGGAGCTTGTTCTATAATTCTTGATGGCAGGTTAGTTAATTCTTGTAT encodes the following:
- a CDS encoding xanthine dehydrogenase family protein molybdopterin-binding subunit; its protein translation is MEKISESVKKKDHESKIRGSALFVDDHVMDGMLYGKLLHSAKAKARITNISIPKLPEGYFVVDKKDVTGVNRVHIVEDDTPVYAEDTVEYVGEPILMVVGPEFKEVERILNEIIVAYEEEVPILDMRKSDTVFFHYNYAKGDIDKTLKEADRVFIETFQTGYQEQAYLETQGMIAYPHDGRMTVRGSMQCPYYVYGAVSKALGYDAKDIQIIQDVTGGGFGGKEAFPSILACQVAVAAKKANRPVKVIFDRREDMEFTSKRHPSISTYKVAIKNSKITGMDIDVLFNSGAYTTLSPVVLQRGLICANGVYRVDNLRVVGRAVKTNTVPCGAYRGFGAPQTFFAVEMIMDHIAKEMGVDSLKLKEEYIVKQGDSTSTSGKYHFHVPLPEMIEQIDKLCNYRAKRDQYKIQNGRYRKGIGMSLFFHGCGFTGSGERDFIKAIAKIRKNSDDTVDILASNSDIGQGLKTTFSKIVADTLGISYEQVFINNPDTDLVPDSGPTVASRSLMTVGELLRRAAERLKKEWKSGEVQVIEEHFVEPDFVIPFSLDEFKGDAYPTYSWGVNAIEVEVDTFTATTKILGAWGSFDVGVPIDMNIIQGQMQGGFLQGIGYASMEQMDYNDKGVIRNNSFSDYIIPTAVDVPNLVTEIINNPYTHGPYGAKGAGELPLVGAAPAYVEAMENAIGGDLNKVPFTTEDTMMVLQEVDK